In Salinigranum marinum, one DNA window encodes the following:
- a CDS encoding DMT family transporter yields MRFGQRNLQSAPVLFVLLATIWGGSFVAIEVGLERLPPLLFAALRYDVAGAIVLGYAAITRERWLPTRRSEWLSVAVDGVLLIAAFHALLYLGQGYVSGAIAAIVVSLVPLLTVLFDYSLLGDGDVDTVGGAGLAFGFVGVAVVANPTAIGFGSTALVGVTLVFLAAASFAFGSVASRPLRSRLPATAHIAWTMLAGGVVLHVASAVRGEAWAATWTPTLFAAFAYLVLASSVFGYLLYFELLDRVGPAELNLVNYLVPVVAAVVSWALLGQVLGATAVTGFAVVFVGFALLKRDTLCRLVRSRRAVPDC; encoded by the coding sequence ATGAGATTCGGCCAAAGAAACCTCCAATCTGCACCGGTTCTGTTCGTCCTCCTTGCGACCATCTGGGGTGGGTCGTTCGTCGCGATCGAGGTCGGACTCGAACGCCTCCCTCCGCTGTTGTTCGCCGCGCTCCGCTACGATGTCGCGGGCGCGATCGTCCTCGGCTACGCGGCGATCACCCGCGAGCGGTGGCTCCCGACCCGACGCTCGGAGTGGCTCTCGGTCGCCGTCGACGGCGTCTTGCTCATCGCCGCCTTCCACGCGCTGTTGTACCTCGGCCAGGGCTACGTCTCGGGAGCCATCGCCGCCATCGTCGTCAGCCTGGTTCCGCTCCTGACGGTCCTGTTCGACTACTCCCTGCTCGGTGACGGGGACGTCGACACCGTCGGCGGTGCCGGGCTCGCGTTCGGCTTCGTCGGCGTCGCCGTCGTCGCGAACCCCACCGCGATCGGGTTCGGCTCGACGGCGCTCGTCGGCGTCACGCTCGTCTTCCTCGCCGCGGCGAGTTTCGCGTTCGGCAGCGTCGCCAGCCGTCCGCTCCGGAGCCGACTCCCCGCGACCGCACACATCGCCTGGACGATGCTCGCCGGGGGAGTCGTCCTCCACGTCGCCAGCGCCGTCCGCGGCGAGGCGTGGGCGGCCACTTGGACCCCGACCCTGTTCGCCGCGTTCGCGTATCTCGTCCTCGCGTCGAGCGTCTTCGGCTACCTGCTCTACTTCGAGCTCCTCGATCGGGTCGGCCCCGCCGAACTCAACCTGGTCAACTACCTCGTCCCGGTCGTCGCGGCGGTCGTGAGCTGGGCTCTCCTGGGGCAGGTCCTCGGCGCGACTGCCGTGACTGGCTTCGCCGTCGTGTTCGTCGGCTTCGCGCTCCTCAAACGCGATACGCTCTGCCGGCTCGTCAGATCACGCCGCGCCGTCCCCGACTGCTGA
- a CDS encoding MaoC family dehydratase: MTVFFEDLAVGDTFALDSYDVTESEIREFAEKYDPQWFHTDPERAREESIYGGLIASGWHTTAMTMRLLVDGFFADSAALGAKGVDELRWRRPVTPGDTLTATIEVVDREAERPERGLVRLSIVTTNDADETVCSMLADVLFARRER; encoded by the coding sequence ATGACCGTCTTCTTCGAGGACCTCGCGGTCGGCGACACGTTCGCGCTCGACTCGTACGACGTGACCGAGTCGGAGATCCGTGAGTTCGCCGAAAAGTACGACCCACAGTGGTTCCACACCGACCCAGAGCGCGCCCGCGAAGAGTCGATCTACGGCGGGCTCATCGCGAGCGGGTGGCACACAACCGCGATGACGATGCGGCTGCTCGTCGACGGCTTCTTCGCCGACTCGGCCGCGCTCGGGGCGAAAGGCGTCGACGAACTCCGCTGGCGCAGGCCCGTCACGCCGGGCGATACGCTCACCGCGACGATCGAGGTGGTCGATCGCGAGGCCGAACGGCCCGAGCGCGGGCTCGTCCGCCTGTCGATCGTGACGACGAACGACGCCGACGAGACGGTGTGTTCGATGCTCGCCGACGTGCTGTTCGCCCGCCGCGAGCGCTAG
- a CDS encoding RNA methyltransferase: MSSEPPAAPVVVVVEPQTPGNVGTIARAMKNFGFSDLKLVDPPEIDRESEAYGFAGHAREDVLPAADEVTFDEVVEGYHTVGFTAITNEDARRHVRFPFRTPSELADSLAAVETRTALVFGREGTGLSNAELERLDEVCSIPASAEYPVLNLGQAATVALYELRTLTLGPDGDRTQLPDVERERAAEADIDRFHEFFGSFLAGVEHREHKREKTLRMMRRLVGRAHPTEREITTLTGLFRKATERVDPPDS, from the coding sequence ATGAGCTCGGAGCCGCCCGCCGCGCCCGTGGTCGTCGTGGTCGAGCCGCAGACGCCGGGGAACGTCGGGACCATCGCCCGCGCGATGAAGAACTTCGGCTTCTCGGACCTCAAGCTCGTCGACCCCCCCGAGATCGACCGCGAGAGCGAGGCGTACGGCTTCGCCGGCCACGCCCGCGAGGACGTCCTGCCGGCGGCCGACGAGGTGACGTTCGACGAGGTCGTCGAAGGGTACCACACGGTCGGGTTCACCGCGATCACCAACGAGGACGCCCGCCGGCACGTCCGCTTTCCGTTCCGAACGCCGAGCGAGCTCGCCGACTCGCTCGCCGCGGTGGAGACGCGGACGGCGCTCGTCTTCGGCCGGGAGGGGACGGGGCTGTCGAACGCCGAACTCGAACGGCTCGACGAGGTGTGTTCGATCCCCGCCTCCGCTGAGTACCCCGTGTTGAACCTCGGCCAGGCCGCGACCGTCGCGCTGTACGAGTTGCGGACGCTCACGCTCGGGCCCGACGGCGACCGAACGCAGTTGCCGGACGTCGAGCGCGAGCGCGCGGCCGAGGCCGATATCGACCGATTTCACGAGTTCTTCGGCTCCTTCCTCGCCGGCGTCGAACACCGCGAGCACAAGCGCGAGAAGACCCTGCGGATGATGCGGCGACTCGTCGGGCGCGCCCACCCCACTGAGCGCGAGATCACCACGCTCACCGGCCTGTTCCGGAAGGCCACGGAGCGGGTCGATCCGCCCGACTCCTGA